One Klebsiella electrica genomic window, TTTATCACGCAAGTCTACCTGTGAGACATTGGCGATATGACTGACAAATGATGCCGGTGAAATAGCTGCAAACAGATCATTATTCAGCGAACCGCTGGAGGCAAAAACAGCTACCTTATCATCCGCACCGACACGCGCACTCATAAAGGCAATAAGCTCATGATAATGGTCAAAGTTTTCTAATCTGAGCGGATATTCTTTACCGGGAAGATAGCGGCTGACCCATTCCGGTTTACCAAATGGTTTTGAATAGGTGCTAATGAAGACCGCAGCCGTCAATAATGCGAATGCGATGGTAAGCGTTGTCGCCAGCCCTTTTTTTAACTTATCAAAGAATAGCTTTAAAGCCGAAAGCACAAGTATCGCCAACCAAAAACAGAGCGGCATCCCATGCTGCATCCCGGGCGTCTGTGTTCGGGTAAATATAATATAGGTGATGATAAAGTTAGCCAGTGCAAAAGCACAAAGAACTTTAAGTCGGGAACTGGAACCGAAGAAGATATAGGCCACACCCAGAAAAATCAATGGCAGCAGATATAACCCTGCGTAGTTAAGGGTTATGAGTAACGTTGCCTCTTCAGTCGCTTTGTATGCTGAATAAATATCAGAATAGTTGGTCGTCAGTATTCTTTTCGCCAGTTCAAACTGAAAGAGACAGACTGCAAAAATAACCACCACCGCAGAAATGGTAAAGAAAGCAAAGTATTTAAATATTCTTTCTTTACTAAACCTCGCCTTCCCACCAAACAAAAAAGTATTCAGAAAAGGTAAAGTGATAAACAATGAAACCACGCTATATGCATACCACCGCCGGAAAGCAAAGGGCAGCCACAGCAACACCCCCACGGCGATTGCAAGCAATACAAAACGGTATCCGCGATAATTTAAGATATTAACTTTGAACAGAATCAAGCAGCACAGCGATAATGGAATCATTCCTATAATATCAGGATAGCCGCGTAATGTTGGTGTGATAAAAGGAATAAAGCTTGCCAGAAAAACAAAGACATACGGCTGATATTTTTTATCCACACCTGCAGCAACCGCGAACAAACGCATGGCAATATAAGCAAATGGCAACAGATAAAGAATATACACACCCAATATGTAAGCTTCCCGGTTTCCTATCGGCAGATAGTTAAACGGGATCAGCGCAATTATTGGCAATGAGTTGTAATCTGTTGAATAGACTGAATATTTTATATTACCAAGCCATTGGCTAAATGAATCATGCAATAACCCAGTATATTCATTCCATACTACCCAGTAAAATCGGGAATCCCACGTATAAGCCTGATTTTCACTTGCCACAAACGAATAGCAAAGTGCTGATAATATGGCCACAGAAGCCACATACAGTATTCCCCTGATAATTTTTTCGCTATTCATCATCAACCTTCTGCTGCGTTGTTTTTTCGATAAAATATTTAGGCCGACGTTTGGCCTCCATATAAATTTTACCTACATATTCACCTATAATACCTAACGATAGCATCTGCACTCCGCCGAGGAAGAAAATTGCGATCATGACTGAAGTCCAACCTTCAACGGTATTTCCAGTGAATTTTTCGAACAGTGCGTAAATTGCTGCCAAAACCGAAATAACACTGATCGCAAACCCTGAGACAGCGATAATTCTTAATGGCGTAATGGTCAGCGAAGTAATACCCTCAATGGCCAGAGCAAGCATTTTTTTCAATGGATACTTCGACTCGCCGGCCAGACGCACTGTTCTCGAATATGCTACCTGAGTGGCACGATAACCAATCAGCGGCACCAACCCACGTAAATATAAATTTTGCTCTTTAAAGCTCAGCAGCGCCTTTTTAGCACGATCGCTTAACAATCTGAAATCAGCATGCTGAGGAATCTGTTGCACTCCCATCCATTTCATGAAGCTATAAAAGAGGCCTGCGGTTTTTCTTTTAAATGGGGAATCTGAAGTCCGATCGTTACGTACGCCATATACGATCTCATTTCCATTGAGATATTCTTTAACCATTAATGCAATAACGGAAGTATCATCCTGAAGATCCGCATCAATGCTCACGGTAATATCAGATTCGGCGGCTTCAAGACCCGCAACCAGGGCAACCTGATGACCACGGTTTCTTGAAAGCTTAACCCCTTTAACCATGGAGTAATCTCTCGATGATTGAGCAATCAACTGCCACGTTGCATCACGACTACCATCATCAACAAATAAAATATAGCTATCTGCCGAAATCAGTGCCGCCGAGACTAACTGTGTAAGAACCGCTTGTAATTCAGATAAGCAGTAACTAAATACCTCTTCTTCATTGTAACATGGTACAACAATAGCCAACTTTGGTTTTTTCATTATTTCATCACCCAGAGTTTATTAATTAAAAAACCAGCAATTGTGTAAACGATCATGCCACATAACTGAGATATATAAATCAAATCAGGAAATATCAATAAAAATATTTTGATCGTTATAATATTTGCTACCCAGCACATAGCACAAGATGCCAGAAATTTTATAAACCGTTTGCCGGTCAGCGCTATTGAAAACGTAAACAACGAATTAACGACAAAGCTAAAAAGAATACCGACTACATATCCCATGGCATTTGATATATATACCCCAACTCCGGCAGACATTAATAAGAATATCACCACCGCAGTTATTGCTGTATTCAACAACCCCACCATTACGTATTTCAACGCGGGATTAGAAAGTATTCTTTTCACTGCATCATCCTGTTATTAGCCGCTACTAATTTTATCATTCAGGGGAAAGCTGACAACTACTAAGGTTAGCCAATGTCCTTGAATGGCATGCAGTTAGCATTTTTGCAAATCCTGTGAGCTGCGGCGACGGTATTCAAAAAACACACGGCTTCAGAGCGGCCAACACCCTCAGTGACCTGGACCCGGTCAACGATCGTCGTGGAAGTGGGACAATTTTCTGCTTAACGCCGTGCAAGTGCTGGAAAAATAGCCATTCAATACAAGAGGGCATTGACGCCCCCTCGACTTAGTTTTAACCTTCTACCCCGTGATTCACATTCGTGGGCACGTCCTCTTCAGGGCCGATATAGCTCAGTTGGTAGAGCAGCGCATTCGTAATGCGAAGGTCGTAGGTTCGACTCCTATTATCGGCACCATCCCAACTTCCCCAAACGTCCGCATTCATCCATAAACGCCATGATTTATAAAGATTTTACTGATTTTTAGTCCGTCATTGTCCGTAACCATCCAGTAGAATCCGATACTGAATGTGTATAGGATTGTGTATATGTTCCTGTTCGGTCTTGGATTCCTATACACATGCCTTTAAACGATATGCAGATTCGCCGCGCTAAGCCTGAAGCTAAAGCCTATACACTTGGAGATGGGCAAGGCTTGTCATTACTTATAGAGCCTAATGGAAGCAAGAGCTGGCGATTCCGCTATCGCTATGCCGGTAAGCCCAAAATGATCTCGCTTGGTGTGTATCCGACGATTACCCTTGCCGATGCTCGCTCTCGTCGCGATGATGCCCGAAAACTGGTCGCGGAAGGAAAGAACCCGAGTGAAGTTCGAAAAGAGCAGAAGATCGCTTTGCAAACGGAATCCGAAAGTGCGTTCGAAAAGATAGCTACAGAGTGGCATCAGATGAAGTCCGCCAAATGGTCGGCAGGATATGCGTCAGATATCATGGAAGCGTTTCAGAACGACATTTTCCCGTATGTGGGGACAAGACCCATCGGTGAAATAAAACCGCTAGAACTGCTTAATGTGCTGCGTAAAATTGAAAAACGCGGGGCGTTAGAGAAGATGCGTAAAGTGCGACAGCGTTGTTCAGAAGTGTTTCGTTATGCCATAGCTACTGGGAGAGCTGAATTTAATCCTGCTGCAGATCTCTCTAGCGCCCTCGAAGTACATCAATCCAATCATTTCCCGTTCCTAAAAGCTGATGAGCTACCAGATTTTCTACGTGCCTTAGACAGTTACACAGGGAGTCGGCTTGTCCAGATTGCTACGAAATTACTCATGATTACGGGTGTGAGAACCATCGAATTACGTGCTGCATTGTGGTCAGAATTTGATCTAGATAACGCTATCTGGGAAATTCCTGCTGAAAGAATGAAAATGCGCAGGTCACATCTTGTTCCATTATCGACTCAAGCGTTAGATTTACTTAATGAACTCAAGATGATGACAGGTAACTATCGTTATGTTTTTCCGGGGCGGAATGATCCTAATAAACCGATGAGTGAGGCGAGCATTAACCAACTTATAAAGCGGATTGGATTTGCAGGTCGTGTTACAGGACATGGTTTTAGGCATACCTTCTCAACAATTTTGCATGAGAAAGGATACTCATCTGCATGGATTGAGTTGCAGTTGGCCCATATCGATAAAAATAGTATCAGAGGCACTTATAATCATGCTCAATATATTGAGGGTAGAAGAGAAATGATTGAGTGGTATGCAAATATTATTTTTGGAACAAAAGAATAAATTATTTGTAGAAAATGCTGCAGCACTTAATTGTGCATGCAGCATTATTATTCAAGCTTTACCTTGAAGTATTGATACTAAATCGTTAGGCGTACTTTCACTTACTTCAATAGTATCTCGTTCGAGCTTCAATTTATCGAGCATAAACCTATTCGTTAGATCAAAGCTATCAAATATTGTATACCAATTTTTTACGTAACGCTTCATTCTAGGATCATCACCAACTAAGCCCATATCACCTTTCTGTAAATGGGAGTTCATCCTACTCTCTATTTCAAAACTGTCTTTGGATATTTTCCGCCCGATTAGTATAAGCTCAAAATGTAAGTTCTGACTCCCAAAACCTGGATGCCTTTGGATAATTGCGGCATAATCGTCAAGTTGTCTCAAATGCTTTATATTGAGAGATATACTCGGGCGTTTAATTTCAATTATTATACATTTAAAATATGGATTCCCATTTGAGTCCAGACAAGGATATTTTCTAGCAAGGAATAAATCAGTTTGCCTTTTTGCCCCCTCTAATTCATTCCCTGACTCAATATCGCTTTCGTCTATATCATCAATATGTTTTACGCTATTTCTTAATTCGCTGGCTATTTTTGTAAAAGTGTCTTCTTCAGCCCCAATAGTTTCATAACGCTCACCAAAAAGCCAAGTGTTATGCTCAATGATCTTTTGTAGGTCAGGAGTCTCTCTTATTTCTTTATAATGGTTATCCATTAAGTAACGTAGTTTGTCGACTACAAGTCTTCTTTTTTGCAATTCTTCTATTGCGCTAATTATATTATCAAGCTTTGTAATTCTTAACTGTTTAGAAAATTTTTCAATCCCTTCCTTGCTCAAGTCCAGTACACTTTCAAGAATATTAAATAATTCTTCATTATTATTTGAAGAAGATAGTTTATCTAATAACCTCACGAAAACTTTCCTTTGTTTTGAGCTTAAAGATTCAAGTAATGTTGGATCAGCAATATATATATCCCTTACAATTGCCTTAATATTATTTAAACGCCATTCTGCATATTGAGGGTCAGAGTACTCACTATAGGATGGGAATGCGCCTTCTTGCTGATAACGCTCAAGAATTGCCTCTATTCTCTTTTTGAGAAAATCATCATAGATATCTTTTGCCAAGCTCCAGACAAATTTTATGAGATTTTTCCATGTTGGAGAGTCAGGATTGTATTTAGCTTCAGAGAAGATATCATCACCACTGCTACTGAAGTTATTCGCCCATTCTGAACTTACGAAAACAGACAGATAAAAGTCTTTCTTTTGATTGAATTTGCTAGGAACTTCAAATACTTTCTTTCCATGTGTATTTACAAGGTAAACATTTGAACGCTCTTTCGATGGTTTTTCATTCCATCTTAATGCTTTTATTGAAAATAAGGAGTCGTCAAAGTATTGCTCAAATGTGTAAGAATCATGCTCAGGGGCGGTAATGATCTCGCCATTGAACGATAAAGTAAGCTGTTCATTTAAGGCTAAGTGGCAACAAAACTCACTCTGTAATCGTCTAACTATTTCATTGTCAGTTGGTAAATCATTATGGAAATGATTAAATACAACACATGTTCCGCTTTTTAGCTTAGTTAAAGCAGGGTGTTGCTCTGGGTTAGATATATCGATAAATGCCTGATATTTTTTTATATCATTATCATCAATTTCGATTCTGGCGTTAATATCATCATTTTTTGTAAACCAGACTGCTTGATGACTTAGCTTATGAAATGAAAGGCGTCCTCTACCCTGGGAACCGTGCAGTTCGATATTATCTTTTTTTAGTGAGTCATCAAATCTATTAAAGTTGGAGCCGAAGTCTTTAATATCGATGCCATCCCCATCATCAAGAATGTATAGTGAGGATAATCCCCCTAAATCATTTCTACGAAGTTCAATGCCTACATTGCGAGCCTTTGCATCAAAGCCATTCCATGCTAATTCTACAATGGACTGAAACGGTTCGTAGTTTTTAAATCTCTTCTTAATACCAACATCATTGATGTTTGTTTCGCCACTTATAATGCGCATGAATGCATCCTTTTCTCACAGTGCGTATGCTGTAATGTAACAATCTTCTGTAGTGACTGCCTGATAATAAACAATATAACGCTTTTATTTTTGCGCGCAATGTTCCCCCCGCCTGCACGCTTCGTGGGTCTGTTTTCATGCAGGTGCATTCAGGCTCAAACTGCAACAGGCCTGAATGCATCAGATGAATGCATGGACATGAGGTGAGTGCTTTAAGAGGTAACAGTTTCAACGCCGAAATAACTGATTTTCCTCATCCACCGGTCGACCTTTTCTTGCTCCTCGCCTGACCGCCTCAGAGGTTCACCACGCTCTCGAACAGCACCGCACCATCCACTGACACTCCCGTGAACCCGCGCAGCGCAGAGACGCGCTCAGGCCGCGAAATTAAATATCATTAAATAAATACTTTACCGCTGGCGCGCAGTGCTCTCCCCGCCACGCCTGCACGCTTTGTGGGTCGGTTTTCATGCAGGTGCATCGGGGGGCTCAGGCCGCGCCGGGACAGGGGCCGGACAGGAATAACAGGGCGAGGAAACGCATGCAAAACCATGCACCCTGTGGATGCACGGCTTAATTCGGGAAAAATAGCGGTATTTTCGGGGATTTTTGCGGGGGCTACTTACTGGCCAGTTCCGTGCGCCGGCGGGCATAAATCAGGCTCTGTGCGGGGGTGTATTTTTCCTGATTATCCACCCGCGAAGCCGCGTCAGGCCTGAATCCGATGGCCGTTAAAATATCGCTGTCTTCTGCCGAATAATTAATTTCTTCACCGGTACTCAGCCACACGGACAGCGCTTCGCGCAGATAATGGGCCGAACGGTCGAGCGCATGGCCGGTCAGGAGTGCGGTCTGCTGACTGAGTCCCATCAGCTCCGGGGCGAGCGTGGCGGCGAGCTCTGTCCCGTGCGCCTGCATAAAGTCATTCAGCCGGTTGCGGATACTGATGCGCTGTACCGCTTCATGGGAGCGGATATAGCGCCCGGCGGCCTGATTTATCTCCCACTTTTTGACATCGATAATATCGCGCAGTGTCTGCATTCTGCCCGGTATACGGTCATCCCCGGCCAGCACCTGTTCCTGATATTCCTGCTCTGCGGCCGCCAGTTCGGCTTTACGGTTCAGCCAGGCGGTTTCGTTCTTCTGACAGGCTTCAAAAGCCTGCTGTAGCGTAAGGGTGGTCATGGTCAGTTCTCCCCCTGATTAATGACGGTATGGCGAGCTGTAGCAGCCCTGCACTTTACGGGGTGCCGGGGGTGTGACCGGGTCCGCGACAGGCGGCGCTTTCTCCGCCGGGGGCCGGATAACCTCGTCAATGGCTTCAGTGGTGCGAAACGTCGCCGAGCACTCAATATTGGTGCACTGGTGATAGCGCTGTTTGACGTTCTCCGACAGATAGCGGGAGGTACGGGCATGCGCCGACTTTTTGCAGAACGGACAGTGCATCATGGCAGCAGCCCCCGCGCTTTCAGGTCAGCCTCGCGCTGACGCATTTTCTCCTGCCAGACCTTACGCTCGCCGGGCGTGCTGGCGGCGTCGTGGTCCATATGCGCAAGCGCGACGGCCGGGAAGCCGGTCAGGGAGAGCACCGGCTCATCGGCTGGCGTGACGGAGAAGGCGCTCACTTTCCTGGTCAGGAAGGTCACCACCTGATGCATGACCTCTTTCTCCGGCTCGATGTACCCCTGATGGCCGATGGTGTTGGCGAGCGGGTTTGCCATCACATCCGCTTTCAGCACCATCGCCCGGACCAGTGGCCCGAGGGTGTCATTCAGCGCGCGGTCGAGTTCTTCCTTCGCATATTCAGACAGTACAGCATGATGCGCCTGGCGGAATGCCCGCGCGGTGCTGTTGCAGGCGACTTTTAACTGGTCACGCTCAAAGGCCAGCACTTCGGTCAGATTGTCACATTCCTGCGCCAGCTCCCGGCGGGCCACGCGTTCGATATGGCCGCTTTTCAGCTCATCGGTCAGCATGGCACCCCCGGCACGGAAAGCGGCGCGCCATGTGCGGGTGTCGCTGCCGTTGTCCTGCTCCAGCTCTGCTTTCTGCTCCTCCGCGCGGGTAATGGCCGTCAGGGTGTCCTCCATCCGGCGGGCCTGTTCAAGATGTGCCGTTCTGGCTGCGGTCAGTCGCTCCAGCGCCGGTTTCAGGTAATCAGGAATAAAGGTGGTGTCGGTCATGGCAGGTTTCCTCGTGGTTTCAACATGAGGTGATTCTGCCGGGGCACACACAACAATACGACCTGTTGCGGTTGTGGCAGTTCTGGCACAAACAGGACGTCAAAACCCGGCTTGCCAGAGAAAGGTCTCAGGAAAAGCATACTCACCGTTTGTTTTTTTACTGTTAACTATTCACCACTGTTCACCATAATAAAAAATATAAGTAATACAGTAAGATAAAGGGTGAACAGTTGAGGGGTTGACTGTTCACCGTCTGTTCACCACTGTTCACCACTGTTCACCCTGGCTGTTTGTTAACCGCTGACCGTTTTTGAGATTTTTAGAATTATTTGGAATATAAAATTAACTTAAAATTCCATTTGATAATTAATGACTTTGCCAACAATGGCCAATAACGGTCAATATAGGTCAATATAGGCCAGCATCTTTTTTTGCTTAAAAATTAGCCTGTTGTGTCGTGGACTACTACAAAATGACTTGTTGCCCTCGGGGAAAATATTCACAAAATAGAGAGCTACCTGAAGCCGGACGGACACGACCGGCACTGTATGGACTTTATGAGGTAGCCCGATGCACACCGCTTTTTCTTCCCCGTCTTCTGCCCCTGCCGCGCCGCTGATGCCGGTTTCTGATGCCGTTCAGGAGCGCTTTATTCGTCTGCCCGAAGTGATGCACCTGTGCGGGCTGTCCCGCTCCACGATTTACGACCTCATCAGCCGGGAGGCTTTCCCGAAACAAATCTCGCTCGGCGGAAAAAACGTGGCGTGGGCGCAGTCGGAAATCACCGGGTGGATGGCTGACCGTATCGCCGAACGTAACCGGGGTTATGACGCATGATGATGCCCGTTCCGCAAAAAGCCCCTTTTTCTGGCTTGCTTCCCTTCGCCGTTTCCAGGTATAGTTTTCTCGCTGTCGCAAATTCGGCAGCCGGGATTGGCGTCCCGTTTACAACATTGGCGACACCAGACGCGCCTTGCGTCTTTTTTTGTGTCTATGCCTTAGCGCAACCATTTTTGATCCAAAGATTTAAAAATCTTTGGATCCATCGAGTAATGGTGGCTCAGGCGGGGGCTTCTCACGAAGCGCCGGTTTCCAATGTTGCCGGTTACGCCAACCCCGTTTGGGCTACCACCAGTGAAATTGGCGTTTCCGGTGGCAGCAGTCACATGCAAACATTGGAGGCTGCCATCATGGCTACTATCCTCGCCCCGTCACACCCGCAGTTTGTCTTTGTATTTGCCGCCGTTCGTCGCGCAGACCGTAAACCCCGTATCTGTATGCTCCGCGCCGTTGCCGGGGATGAACACGCCGCACGCCTTTCCCTCGTTCGCGATTACGTCCTCTCGTTTGCCGGTCGTCTGCCGGTGGCGGAGGTGCACGCATGAAACAGCCCGTTATCACCGTCAAAGACCTCGAATGCCTGGAGCACCTGCGTAACGTCGGCCAGTTCGTCGGCGAGCTGATGCAGGTGCAGGACTGTACTTCCCTGCGTCGTGACCCGACCCAGCAGTTACAGCTCACTTCCGTGATTTACCTCATGACCGCCCAGCTCGACGGCGTGGTCGAGCGCTGCAACCACCGCTGGTTCACCGGGGAGGGCAATGTATGAAAACGCCTCTGCCGCCCGTATTGCGTGCCGCCCTGTATCGCCGCGCCGTGGCCTGTGCCTGGCTGACCCTGTGCGAACGTCAGCGCCGCTATCCCCACCTCACCCTCGACGTGCTGGAATGCGCCATCGCCGCCGAGCTGGAGGGCTTCTATCTGCGCCAGCACGGCGAGGAAAAAGGCCGTCTGATTGCCTGTGCGCTGCTGGAAGATTTGATGCAGGCCGGGCCGCTGAAAGCCGCCCCGTCGCTGTCCTTCCTCGGGCTCGCCGTGATGGATGAGCTCTGCGCCCGCCATATCACACCGCCTGTACTGCACTGAGGGAGAAAAAACCATGAAAATGAACGTAACGGACACGGTAAAACAGGCGTGCGGCCACTGGCCGCGCATTCTCCCGGCGCTGGGAATGAAAGTGATAAAAAACCGCCATCAGGCCTGTCCGGTGTGTGGCGGCGCTGACCGCTTTCGCTTTGACGATAAAGAGGGGCGCGGCACATGGTTCTGTAACCAGTGCGGCGCCGGTGACGGCCTGAAACTGGTTGAGAAGGTGTTCGGCATATCGGCATCCGAGGCTGCCGGGAAGGTGAACGCCGTCACCGGGAATCTGCCGCCGGTGGCCCCGGAGATGGTGGCGGCCGCAGACGCCGGAACGGAGGCCGACCGCAAGGCGGCGGCCGCGCTGGCCGTCAGACTGCTGGAGAAAACGCGCCCGGCCACCGGCAATGCCTACCTGACCCGCAAGGGCTTTCCCGCTCTGGAATGTCTGACGCTGACCACGTCGCACAAAACCGGCGGCGTGGCCTACCGCGCCGGTGATGTGGTGGTGCCGCTGTATGACGAGTCCGGCACGCTGGTTAACCTCCAGTTCATTAACGCAGAGGGGCTCAAGCGCACCCTGAAAGGCGGCGCGGTAAAAGGAGCGAGCCACACTATCGAAGGGAAAAAACAGGCCGGGAAACGCCTGTGGATAGCGGAGGGTTATGCAACGGCCCTTACCGTGCATCACCTGACCGGAGAAACCGTCATGGTGGCGCTGTCGTCCGTGAACCTTCTTTCTCTGGCGAGCCTGGCCCGTCAGAAACACCCGGCCTGTCAGATTATCCTCGCCGCTGACCGTGACCTGAACGGCGACGGCCAGAACAAAGCCACCGCAGCCGCTCAGGCCTGCGAGGGCGTTGTTGCCCTGCCGCCGGTGTTCGGTGACTGGAATGATGCGGTGATGCTGAAGGGGGAAGACACCACA contains:
- a CDS encoding glycosyltransferase family 2 protein, whose protein sequence is MKKPKLAIVVPCYNEEEVFSYCLSELQAVLTQLVSAALISADSYILFVDDGSRDATWQLIAQSSRDYSMVKGVKLSRNRGHQVALVAGLEAAESDITVSIDADLQDDTSVIALMVKEYLNGNEIVYGVRNDRTSDSPFKRKTAGLFYSFMKWMGVQQIPQHADFRLLSDRAKKALLSFKEQNLYLRGLVPLIGYRATQVAYSRTVRLAGESKYPLKKMLALAIEGITSLTITPLRIIAVSGFAISVISVLAAIYALFEKFTGNTVEGWTSVMIAIFFLGGVQMLSLGIIGEYVGKIYMEAKRRPKYFIEKTTQQKVDDE
- a CDS encoding DUF5375 domain-containing protein; translated protein: MKTPLPPVLRAALYRRAVACAWLTLCERQRRYPHLTLDVLECAIAAELEGFYLRQHGEEKGRLIACALLEDLMQAGPLKAAPSLSFLGLAVMDELCARHITPPVLH
- a CDS encoding GtrA family protein codes for the protein MKRILSNPALKYVMVGLLNTAITAVVIFLLMSAGVGVYISNAMGYVVGILFSFVVNSLFTFSIALTGKRFIKFLASCAMCWVANIITIKIFLLIFPDLIYISQLCGMIVYTIAGFLINKLWVMK
- a CDS encoding host cell division inhibitor Icd-like protein; this encodes MATILAPSHPQFVFVFAAVRRADRKPRICMLRAVAGDEHAARLSLVRDYVLSFAGRLPVAEVHA
- a CDS encoding phage polarity suppression protein — its product is MTTLTLQQAFEACQKNETAWLNRKAELAAAEQEYQEQVLAGDDRIPGRMQTLRDIIDVKKWEINQAAGRYIRSHEAVQRISIRNRLNDFMQAHGTELAATLAPELMGLSQQTALLTGHALDRSAHYLREALSVWLSTGEEINYSAEDSDILTAIGFRPDAASRVDNQEKYTPAQSLIYARRRTELASK
- a CDS encoding tyrosine-type recombinase/integrase: MPLNDMQIRRAKPEAKAYTLGDGQGLSLLIEPNGSKSWRFRYRYAGKPKMISLGVYPTITLADARSRRDDARKLVAEGKNPSEVRKEQKIALQTESESAFEKIATEWHQMKSAKWSAGYASDIMEAFQNDIFPYVGTRPIGEIKPLELLNVLRKIEKRGALEKMRKVRQRCSEVFRYAIATGRAEFNPAADLSSALEVHQSNHFPFLKADELPDFLRALDSYTGSRLVQIATKLLMITGVRTIELRAALWSEFDLDNAIWEIPAERMKMRRSHLVPLSTQALDLLNELKMMTGNYRYVFPGRNDPNKPMSEASINQLIKRIGFAGRVTGHGFRHTFSTILHEKGYSSAWIELQLAHIDKNSIRGTYNHAQYIEGRREMIEWYANIIFGTKE
- a CDS encoding ogr/Delta-like zinc finger family protein; the encoded protein is MMHCPFCKKSAHARTSRYLSENVKQRYHQCTNIECSATFRTTEAIDEVIRPPAEKAPPVADPVTPPAPRKVQGCYSSPYRH
- a CDS encoding helix-turn-helix transcriptional regulator; translated protein: MHTAFSSPSSAPAAPLMPVSDAVQERFIRLPEVMHLCGLSRSTIYDLISREAFPKQISLGGKNVAWAQSEITGWMADRIAERNRGYDA
- a CDS encoding glycoprotein 3, giving the protein MTDTTFIPDYLKPALERLTAARTAHLEQARRMEDTLTAITRAEEQKAELEQDNGSDTRTWRAAFRAGGAMLTDELKSGHIERVARRELAQECDNLTEVLAFERDQLKVACNSTARAFRQAHHAVLSEYAKEELDRALNDTLGPLVRAMVLKADVMANPLANTIGHQGYIEPEKEVMHQVVTFLTRKVSAFSVTPADEPVLSLTGFPAVALAHMDHDAASTPGERKVWQEKMRQREADLKARGLLP
- a CDS encoding ATP-binding protein — protein: MRIISGETNINDVGIKKRFKNYEPFQSIVELAWNGFDAKARNVGIELRRNDLGGLSSLYILDDGDGIDIKDFGSNFNRFDDSLKKDNIELHGSQGRGRLSFHKLSHQAVWFTKNDDINARIEIDDNDIKKYQAFIDISNPEQHPALTKLKSGTCVVFNHFHNDLPTDNEIVRRLQSEFCCHLALNEQLTLSFNGEIITAPEHDSYTFEQYFDDSLFSIKALRWNEKPSKERSNVYLVNTHGKKVFEVPSKFNQKKDFYLSVFVSSEWANNFSSSGDDIFSEAKYNPDSPTWKNLIKFVWSLAKDIYDDFLKKRIEAILERYQQEGAFPSYSEYSDPQYAEWRLNNIKAIVRDIYIADPTLLESLSSKQRKVFVRLLDKLSSSNNNEELFNILESVLDLSKEGIEKFSKQLRITKLDNIISAIEELQKRRLVVDKLRYLMDNHYKEIRETPDLQKIIEHNTWLFGERYETIGAEEDTFTKIASELRNSVKHIDDIDESDIESGNELEGAKRQTDLFLARKYPCLDSNGNPYFKCIIIEIKRPSISLNIKHLRQLDDYAAIIQRHPGFGSQNLHFELILIGRKISKDSFEIESRMNSHLQKGDMGLVGDDPRMKRYVKNWYTIFDSFDLTNRFMLDKLKLERDTIEVSESTPNDLVSILQGKA